Proteins from a genomic interval of Flammeovirgaceae bacterium SG7u.111:
- a CDS encoding HNH endonuclease: MANQNRDKKKKIFELFSQNLEWVKEHPSISFQPDFSNGYLCPLCFEVFYEKDLDSSLSNYLTLEDVPPKSLGGKPLTLTCKTCNSRSGHELDNHLLNRLLELDSHSFLPNSKTDTTFELNGNEVNGTVEVDKEGKLKLEVQTNRSNPIKAQKFNEDLIPPRTIYNPLFYPDKVFDNGFKTLPFSLKFKKTSNERRAEIALLRVAYLLAYSVLGNGFYINGALYKIREQILNPDKKIIPDVFWIKYEFPKQMEGINIITLPKELRCFLVIFRLETKSISRQFAIVLPGPSELGLKVYDYILSNLCVGDGTEFMNGTSEHIEEKDFLKNKDYAFASNWYWQEYTKEDYKPNFLPDEEK; the protein is encoded by the coding sequence ATGGCAAATCAAAACAGAGATAAAAAGAAAAAAATATTTGAGTTGTTCTCTCAAAATTTGGAATGGGTAAAAGAACATCCTTCTATATCTTTTCAACCTGACTTTTCTAATGGATATCTATGCCCTTTGTGCTTTGAGGTTTTTTATGAAAAAGACCTTGATTCAAGTTTGAGCAATTATTTAACACTTGAAGATGTACCTCCTAAATCATTGGGTGGTAAACCGCTTACTCTAACATGTAAAACATGCAATTCTCGAAGTGGACATGAATTGGATAATCACCTATTAAATAGGCTTCTGGAATTAGATTCACATTCTTTTTTGCCAAACTCAAAAACAGACACAACATTTGAGCTTAATGGGAATGAAGTAAATGGAACTGTAGAGGTCGACAAAGAAGGAAAGTTGAAATTAGAAGTACAAACGAATCGTTCAAATCCAATTAAAGCCCAAAAGTTCAATGAAGATTTAATACCACCAAGAACAATTTACAACCCTTTGTTTTATCCAGATAAGGTATTTGACAACGGTTTTAAGACTCTCCCGTTTTCCTTGAAATTTAAAAAAACATCAAACGAAAGGAGAGCTGAAATTGCATTGCTTAGAGTTGCTTACTTATTAGCATATTCTGTGCTTGGAAATGGATTTTATATTAATGGAGCATTGTATAAAATTCGAGAGCAAATATTGAATCCAGACAAAAAAATAATTCCAGATGTATTTTGGATTAAGTATGAATTTCCTAAACAGATGGAAGGCATTAATATTATTACATTACCAAAAGAACTTCGTTGTTTTCTTGTAATTTTCAGATTAGAGACAAAAAGTATTTCAAGACAATTTGCTATTGTTCTTCCTGGACCATCTGAACTAGGTTTGAAAGTGTATGATTATATATTATCTAATTTATGTGTCGGAGACGGAACAGAGTTTATGAATGGAACATCAGAACACATTGAGGAAAAAGATTTTTTAAAAAATAAAGACTATGCATTTGCAAGTAATTGGTATTGGCAGGAGTATACAAAGGAGGACTATAAACCAAATTTTCTACCTGATGAGGAGAAATAG
- a CDS encoding prolyl oligopeptidase family serine peptidase has product MKVNLSILVLMALALWGCSKQAPPEEEAQMVQEYTIEQFFGNTSIGGSSFSHDYSKILFSSDESGIYNVYSVPIEGGEPIQLTQSDSQTVFASAYFPHDDRFLFRADNNGDEINHIFMQTPEGEVSDLTPWEGARSNFYGWNRERTGFFFGSNKRDNKFVDVYEMDIETFEPTMIYQNDAGMDFTGMSNDKRYFALSKTITTSSNELYIYDTETKEMKLLAPANGNSYSASEFSLDNKTFYFTTNEGNEYMYLAKYDLESGEKEEVFKADWDVMYAYSSFNEKYRIIGINEDGRNSIKVFEIASGKEVQFPSIEGGDITSVNIGDNEEVLTFYAGASNMPSNLFFGKMGETEASQLTNTLNPEINAADLVTAEVIRYPSFDGLEIPSILYKPHNATADNKVPALVWVHGGPGGQTRANYSAIMQYFANHGYVVLGVNNRGSSGYGKTFNKMDDQKHGDVDLKDCIWAKEYFKSLGYVDTTKVGIIGGSYGGYMTAAAMAFAPDEFEVGVDIFGVTNWIRTLRSIPPWWESFKDALYEEMGNPYGEDSIALYNKSPLFHAENIKKPMMVLQGANDPRVLKAESDEIVEAVKNNGVPVEYVVFDDEGHGFSKKENRIKGYGDILAFLDKYLKKEVPEETEEQQM; this is encoded by the coding sequence ATGAAAGTAAACTTAAGCATACTCGTATTGATGGCTCTTGCCCTTTGGGGATGTAGTAAGCAAGCCCCACCAGAGGAAGAAGCCCAGATGGTACAGGAATATACCATCGAGCAATTTTTTGGTAACACAAGTATTGGGGGAAGTTCCTTTTCCCACGATTATTCCAAGATTTTGTTTTCCAGCGATGAGTCTGGGATCTATAATGTGTACAGCGTTCCTATAGAAGGTGGCGAACCTATACAGCTCACCCAATCGGACAGCCAAACTGTGTTTGCATCAGCCTATTTCCCCCACGACGACCGTTTTCTTTTCCGTGCCGACAACAATGGGGACGAAATAAACCACATTTTTATGCAAACACCCGAAGGAGAAGTCAGCGACCTTACTCCTTGGGAAGGTGCTCGCTCCAATTTCTATGGCTGGAACAGGGAAAGAACTGGGTTCTTTTTTGGTTCAAACAAGCGGGACAACAAATTTGTGGATGTATATGAAATGGACATCGAGACTTTCGAACCTACCATGATCTACCAAAACGATGCAGGCATGGATTTTACAGGTATGTCCAACGACAAGCGCTATTTTGCCCTTTCAAAAACCATTACTACCAGCAGCAATGAGCTGTACATTTACGATACTGAAACCAAAGAGATGAAATTGCTCGCCCCAGCCAACGGAAACAGCTATTCGGCTTCAGAATTTAGTCTCGATAACAAAACCTTTTACTTTACCACCAACGAAGGCAATGAATACATGTATCTGGCTAAATACGACTTGGAAAGTGGGGAAAAAGAGGAAGTTTTCAAAGCCGACTGGGATGTGATGTATGCTTACTCTTCCTTCAATGAGAAATACCGCATCATCGGAATCAACGAAGATGGCAGGAACAGCATCAAAGTGTTTGAAATAGCATCTGGAAAAGAGGTGCAATTCCCTAGCATAGAAGGCGGAGATATTACCTCGGTGAATATTGGCGATAATGAAGAAGTATTGACTTTTTATGCCGGGGCATCGAACATGCCAAGCAATTTGTTCTTTGGAAAAATGGGGGAAACCGAAGCAAGCCAACTGACCAATACGCTAAACCCAGAAATCAATGCTGCTGATTTGGTAACGGCAGAAGTAATCCGTTATCCATCGTTCGATGGCTTGGAAATCCCTTCTATCCTATACAAACCTCACAATGCTACAGCAGACAATAAAGTTCCTGCTTTGGTATGGGTGCATGGTGGCCCAGGTGGACAAACCCGTGCTAACTATTCGGCTATTATGCAATATTTTGCCAACCACGGGTATGTAGTACTCGGTGTAAACAACCGAGGAAGCAGCGGATACGGTAAAACATTTAATAAAATGGATGATCAAAAGCACGGAGATGTGGATTTGAAAGACTGCATATGGGCGAAGGAATATTTCAAATCGCTTGGCTATGTAGATACTACAAAAGTAGGTATCATTGGGGGATCTTATGGTGGGTACATGACCGCAGCAGCAATGGCTTTCGCCCCAGACGAGTTTGAAGTGGGTGTAGATATCTTTGGTGTAACCAACTGGATAAGAACGCTCAGGAGCATACCGCCTTGGTGGGAATCGTTCAAAGATGCGCTGTACGAAGAGATGGGCAACCCCTATGGAGAAGATTCCATTGCCCTTTACAACAAGTCTCCCCTCTTCCATGCGGAAAACATCAAAAAACCGATGATGGTGCTGCAAGGAGCCAACGATCCGCGGGTGCTCAAAGCCGAATCGGACGAAATAGTGGAAGCAGTTAAGAATAATGGCGTGCCTGTAGAATATGTAGTCTTCGACGATGAGGGACATGGCTTCAGCAAAAAGGAAAACCGCATCAAAGGCTATGGTGATATCCTCGCCTTCCTCGATAAATACCTCAAAAAAGAAGTACCTGAGGAAACAGAAGAACAACAAATGTAA
- a CDS encoding glycoside hydrolase family 28 protein: MKMKSKLLFFYLLIFNFYFLSSCQTNKPQEALKETLAEEVTIESVLAQISEPTIPSNAINLTDFGGVGDSATNNQPAFAKAIEELKNKGGGKLIVPAGKYIVNGPIHLISNMDLHLEEEATLLFGSDAKDYLPVVKTSWEGTFLYNYSPFIYALECENVAITGEGTIDGEASETWNTWRDKQKEDQLLSREMNHTNVPIEKRVFGEGHFLRPQLIQFFDCKNVKVEGVTIEDSPFWCVHLLRCENVIVRGVKYNAFNKNNDGIDPEYSRNVLIEDVQFNNSDDNVAVKAGRDDEGRASEVRSENIVVRNCHFKGLHAMVIGSEMSAGVQNVFVEDCTFAGYLKRGIYLKSNPDRGGFMKNIRVKNVDFGLVEDCIYITSFYHNEGEGHATEISDIYFENIHCNRATNNGIVIQGFPEMKVRDIHFTNVQIDTAKNAMSMTDTENIIVSDLLIGEPANPPSAVK; this comes from the coding sequence ATGAAGATGAAATCGAAATTGCTTTTCTTCTACCTACTTATTTTTAACTTTTATTTTTTATCATCTTGCCAAACCAATAAGCCCCAAGAAGCTCTCAAAGAAACTCTTGCAGAGGAGGTAACAATTGAATCTGTTTTAGCCCAAATCTCTGAGCCGACTATTCCTTCAAATGCCATTAACCTTACTGATTTCGGTGGGGTGGGAGATAGTGCCACGAATAACCAACCTGCCTTTGCAAAAGCTATTGAGGAATTAAAAAATAAAGGAGGAGGCAAGCTCATTGTCCCTGCGGGGAAGTACATCGTAAATGGCCCTATCCATCTTATCAGCAATATGGACTTGCATTTGGAAGAAGAGGCAACGTTGCTCTTCGGTTCGGATGCGAAAGATTACCTGCCTGTAGTGAAAACCAGTTGGGAGGGGACGTTTTTATACAATTACAGCCCATTTATCTATGCATTGGAATGCGAAAATGTGGCGATTACGGGAGAGGGAACAATAGACGGAGAAGCCTCAGAAACTTGGAACACTTGGCGCGATAAGCAGAAGGAAGATCAGTTGCTAAGCAGGGAAATGAACCATACGAATGTGCCCATTGAGAAGCGTGTGTTTGGCGAAGGGCATTTCTTGCGTCCGCAACTTATCCAGTTTTTCGATTGCAAAAATGTAAAAGTAGAAGGGGTTACCATCGAGGATTCGCCTTTCTGGTGCGTGCATTTGCTCCGCTGCGAGAACGTGATCGTGAGAGGGGTGAAATACAATGCATTCAACAAGAACAATGATGGCATCGACCCGGAATATTCTCGCAATGTGCTGATCGAAGATGTCCAATTCAACAATTCTGATGATAACGTGGCGGTAAAAGCTGGCAGGGACGATGAAGGAAGGGCTTCTGAAGTAAGGTCGGAAAACATAGTGGTGCGAAATTGCCATTTCAAGGGCTTGCACGCTATGGTAATTGGCAGCGAGATGTCGGCAGGCGTGCAAAATGTGTTTGTGGAAGATTGTACGTTTGCAGGCTATCTAAAAAGAGGGATTTACCTAAAATCCAACCCAGATAGGGGCGGCTTCATGAAAAATATTCGTGTAAAAAACGTGGACTTTGGGCTGGTAGAAGATTGCATTTACATCACTTCTTTCTACCACAACGAGGGCGAAGGGCATGCCACGGAGATCAGCGATATTTACTTTGAAAACATCCATTGCAACCGTGCGACCAACAATGGAATAGTGATTCAAGGCTTCCCAGAGATGAAAGTCAGGGATATTCATTTCACGAATGTGCAGATAGACACGGCAAAAAATGCCATGAGCATGACCGATACCGAAAACATCATTGTCAGCGATCTGCTCATTGGCGAACCGGCAAACCCTCCTTCTGCGGTGAAGTAA
- a CDS encoding HXXEE domain-containing protein, whose amino-acid sequence MNLHTLVALLPFAFALHNLEEVFGMEKWTKSIPPSFHKPVITKQFAIAVSLFTLLGFISVYADGLYPSESLYYWVIAGFAGMILLNVFFPHLIATIYLKKYAPGVITGILINLPLALFILLELEKENLLTQSQLIVAIVSGGLVGVILAFVFLKIGNILK is encoded by the coding sequence ATGAACCTACACACATTAGTTGCGCTACTTCCGTTTGCATTTGCACTACATAACCTCGAAGAGGTATTTGGTATGGAAAAATGGACAAAATCCATTCCTCCTTCTTTTCATAAGCCCGTTATCACCAAGCAATTTGCCATAGCGGTAAGCCTATTTACCTTGCTTGGTTTCATAAGCGTTTATGCTGATGGGTTATACCCCTCCGAAAGCCTTTACTATTGGGTAATTGCCGGATTTGCAGGAATGATCCTCCTAAATGTTTTCTTCCCACACCTTATCGCTACCATTTATTTAAAGAAGTACGCACCTGGGGTCATCACAGGAATATTGATCAACCTTCCCCTTGCATTATTCATTTTGCTCGAACTCGAAAAAGAAAACCTTCTCACACAAAGCCAACTCATTGTAGCGATTGTATCAGGAGGTTTGGTCGGGGTGATCCTTGCCTTTGTTTTTCTCAAAATCGGGAATATCTTGAAATAA
- a CDS encoding alpha-amylase family glycosyl hydrolase, which yields MNPTDFGVSFSGVSPTEITIRAFLPNITSDKGYRLFADIIHSNDQFKEAIPAFPMELINVDQAKGIWEYKNAFQENPAYGELGKAGKYIYRFRLLKNNVVKCRSFSDPFSKESGTGTYSSFSYKTDEEFTWTDASFTPPNVNDLVIYEMMVDDFAHDFSGVLEKIEYLKSLHINCIELMPVTNIPEPYRWGYMPMSYFAIEERYGGQTGLKEFVNECHKNGIAVIHDAVYSHMHDEFCYKKVYWEVGEENPMIGPFAEDMFGVGTDFNKSFTFEYFLAVNKYFMEEFHMDGFRYDYVPGIYDGPMGIGYAKLVYETYQYSKTIPKFQNAQHSKIIQAAEYLSRPKEILETTYTSASKRWEPMLLSQDMIKNYGQVPRAFVDEMLLIDFNHNWPSNYDNGMDEFPVAPIQFIECHDKSRLMYLLSGQHSSYHGGFDLFGRDISKWYRLQPFAIALLTSEGIPMIWQGQEFGEIYGKHDDGGSRVLAARPLHWNYFYEESGRTLVNLYRKLGKLRQELPALRSRFSYFYDKESRLYDGLVAFLRIKDQNYSTGNVLVLINFSEGNKELSLYLRKGTWIEQLNKDGETLEVVSDYEWVTLSVPSNFGKVFVQS from the coding sequence ATGAATCCAACCGACTTTGGAGTTAGTTTTTCGGGCGTCTCTCCTACTGAAATTACCATCAGAGCTTTTTTGCCCAACATTACCAGTGACAAAGGATACAGGCTTTTTGCCGATATCATCCACTCCAATGATCAATTTAAGGAAGCCATTCCTGCTTTTCCCATGGAGCTAATCAATGTGGATCAAGCTAAAGGAATCTGGGAATATAAAAATGCTTTTCAAGAAAACCCTGCTTATGGCGAGTTGGGAAAAGCTGGGAAATACATTTACCGTTTCCGCCTTTTGAAAAATAATGTAGTAAAGTGCAGATCCTTTTCTGATCCTTTTTCCAAGGAAAGCGGCACGGGAACTTACTCTTCTTTTTCGTACAAAACCGATGAAGAATTCACTTGGACTGACGCAAGTTTTACCCCGCCCAATGTCAATGACTTGGTGATCTATGAAATGATGGTAGATGACTTTGCCCATGACTTTAGCGGAGTATTGGAAAAAATCGAATACCTCAAATCACTCCATATCAATTGCATTGAGCTTATGCCCGTAACAAATATTCCCGAGCCCTACCGCTGGGGGTACATGCCTATGAGCTATTTTGCCATAGAAGAACGCTACGGAGGGCAAACGGGACTAAAAGAATTTGTAAACGAATGCCATAAAAATGGAATTGCGGTGATCCACGATGCGGTGTACTCCCACATGCACGATGAGTTTTGCTACAAAAAAGTGTATTGGGAAGTAGGCGAGGAAAACCCAATGATTGGGCCATTTGCCGAGGACATGTTTGGGGTCGGCACGGATTTTAACAAGAGTTTCACCTTCGAATATTTCTTAGCCGTTAACAAATACTTCATGGAAGAATTTCACATGGATGGTTTCCGCTATGATTACGTGCCTGGGATTTACGACGGACCTATGGGCATCGGATATGCAAAGCTGGTGTACGAAACTTACCAGTACAGCAAAACTATTCCGAAGTTTCAAAACGCACAACATTCTAAAATCATCCAAGCAGCGGAGTATTTGTCCCGCCCAAAAGAGATATTGGAAACTACCTACACAAGCGCCAGCAAGCGCTGGGAACCGATGCTGTTATCCCAAGATATGATCAAGAACTATGGGCAAGTCCCAAGGGCTTTTGTAGATGAAATGCTGCTGATAGACTTTAACCACAACTGGCCCAGCAATTACGACAACGGAATGGATGAATTTCCTGTTGCACCTATCCAATTCATCGAATGCCACGATAAAAGCAGGTTAATGTATCTACTGAGCGGTCAGCACTCTTCTTATCACGGCGGTTTCGATCTCTTTGGAAGAGATATTTCCAAATGGTATAGGCTGCAACCTTTTGCTATCGCCCTACTCACCTCCGAGGGCATCCCCATGATTTGGCAGGGGCAAGAATTTGGGGAAATCTATGGCAAGCACGACGATGGCGGCTCTCGGGTGCTTGCCGCAAGGCCGTTGCACTGGAATTACTTCTACGAAGAAAGCGGAAGGACGCTCGTAAACCTCTACCGCAAATTGGGGAAACTTAGGCAAGAGCTACCAGCACTTCGGAGCAGGTTCTCGTATTTCTATGATAAAGAATCTCGCTTATACGACGGGCTTGTCGCATTCTTGAGAATAAAAGACCAAAACTACTCCACAGGAAATGTATTGGTATTGATCAATTTTAGCGAAGGCAACAAAGAGCTTAGCTTATACCTACGCAAAGGAACTTGGATAGAACAGTTAAATAAAGATGGAGAAACCCTTGAGGTCGTTTCAGATTATGAATGGGTCACGCTAAGCGTCCCTTCTAACTTCGGGAAGGTATTTGTACAAAGTTGA
- a CDS encoding TonB-dependent receptor, translated as MKQYTKLAVLLCIFICSSKLLWSQGTGNSRVFGEVSSTSGEPLTGATVLLKGTDKGVVTDVKGQFEIKGVGAGSYVLQVSFVGFESQEKPVQVKKSQSLEINIKLQETSMELEGAEVVGKSMVREVSEQAFAVTAISTKELYNSTANVKGVLNRVPGVRILEEGGVGSDISFTLNGFSGDQVKFFMDGIPMDNFGSSLNLSNIPVNMIDRVEVYKGVVPVWLGTDALGGAVNIITSSKQNFLDASYSIGSFNTHRVSLNGAYTNPQNGFIVKGNINYNYSDNNYKVWVPIVEGNNVVDTADVERFHDRYRSGMIKLETGLVNKTFADKLLIGIIASTDDKQVQHGATMSSVYGGILRNSQSVIPSLNYSKENLFVEGLNVSFHGLYNATKNEVIDTLSGVSYNWLGEATVTPGSDDGELYRTFTTMNDDEFNSQFNVGYTISPQHSLAFNYSYSYFHREAFDTEHPDNIENQFPKLLHKQVVGLAYKFDLNQKWSTTLFGKYYFLKAKTSKEFDFAQETQRTEAFETNKNNFGYGLATSYFLLPKLQFKASYEHTYRMPWATEIFGNGLFVTANPDLGPEQSDNMNLGLAYRFKLNADHQFTLENSYIYRKANDLIYQVVKVSSPETYYENLAETRTLGVEGSVNYQWKQTLRIGANITFQDITDQADFVYNESYTNTGYQKNFQKGYRLPNTPYFFGNANAGLSFKNVLSAGSLLNFNYYFNFVEQYFLSWVELGSKDTKKVIPQQTSHDLEVSYSLLDGKYNLSLECRNLADARLYDKYYLQKPGRAFYLKVRYVLGQ; from the coding sequence TTGAAACAGTACACCAAACTAGCTGTGCTCCTTTGTATATTCATCTGTTCCTCCAAGTTACTTTGGAGTCAAGGCACAGGTAATTCACGTGTGTTTGGAGAGGTCTCTTCAACTTCTGGGGAGCCTCTGACAGGTGCAACAGTCTTGCTCAAAGGCACGGACAAAGGTGTGGTCACGGATGTGAAGGGGCAGTTTGAGATAAAAGGTGTTGGTGCTGGAAGTTATGTCCTTCAAGTGAGTTTTGTAGGCTTTGAAAGCCAAGAGAAACCAGTTCAAGTGAAGAAATCACAAAGCTTGGAGATAAACATTAAGCTGCAAGAAACATCAATGGAGCTTGAAGGGGCGGAAGTTGTGGGGAAATCCATGGTGCGGGAAGTGAGTGAGCAAGCTTTTGCCGTTACGGCTATTTCTACCAAAGAACTTTACAACAGTACTGCCAATGTAAAGGGCGTATTAAACCGCGTTCCGGGTGTCAGGATTTTGGAAGAAGGAGGAGTTGGTTCGGATATCAGTTTTACCCTCAACGGGTTTTCTGGCGATCAGGTGAAGTTCTTTATGGACGGCATCCCCATGGATAATTTTGGCTCATCTTTGAACCTGAGCAATATCCCGGTGAATATGATCGACCGGGTGGAGGTCTATAAAGGCGTAGTGCCCGTTTGGTTGGGGACGGATGCACTTGGTGGGGCGGTGAATATCATTACCAGCTCAAAGCAAAACTTTTTGGATGCCTCTTATTCGATCGGCTCGTTCAACACGCACCGAGTTTCGCTAAACGGCGCATATACGAACCCCCAAAATGGGTTTATTGTAAAGGGAAATATCAATTACAATTACTCTGACAATAACTACAAAGTTTGGGTGCCGATAGTGGAGGGAAACAATGTAGTGGATACTGCCGATGTGGAGCGCTTCCATGATCGATACCGCTCGGGCATGATCAAATTGGAAACTGGCTTAGTGAACAAAACCTTTGCCGACAAGCTCCTTATCGGAATCATTGCCTCTACTGATGACAAGCAAGTGCAGCATGGGGCGACCATGAGTTCTGTATATGGCGGCATCCTGCGCAATAGCCAATCCGTGATTCCGAGCTTAAACTACAGCAAGGAAAACCTTTTTGTAGAGGGCTTGAATGTGAGTTTCCACGGCCTTTACAACGCTACTAAAAATGAAGTGATAGATACGCTGAGCGGGGTAAGCTATAATTGGTTGGGGGAAGCAACGGTAACGCCCGGCTCTGATGACGGGGAATTGTATCGCACGTTCACCACCATGAACGACGATGAATTTAATAGCCAGTTCAACGTGGGTTACACTATTAGCCCTCAACATTCTCTTGCCTTCAACTATTCTTATTCTTATTTCCACCGAGAAGCTTTTGATACTGAGCATCCTGATAACATTGAAAACCAATTTCCTAAATTGCTCCACAAACAGGTGGTAGGCTTGGCTTACAAATTCGATCTGAACCAAAAATGGAGCACAACGCTTTTTGGGAAGTATTACTTTTTGAAGGCGAAGACGAGCAAAGAATTTGATTTTGCACAGGAAACCCAGCGAACCGAAGCATTTGAAACCAACAAAAACAATTTTGGATACGGACTTGCCACTTCTTATTTTTTACTTCCAAAGCTGCAATTCAAAGCTTCTTACGAGCATACGTATCGCATGCCTTGGGCAACGGAAATATTTGGGAATGGCTTGTTTGTAACGGCTAACCCTGACTTGGGACCAGAGCAAAGTGATAATATGAATTTGGGTTTGGCATATCGCTTTAAGCTAAATGCTGATCACCAGTTCACCCTCGAAAACAGCTATATCTACCGCAAGGCAAATGACCTTATTTACCAAGTGGTGAAAGTTTCCAGCCCCGAGACCTATTATGAGAATTTGGCGGAAACCCGCACGCTCGGCGTGGAAGGAAGCGTCAATTACCAATGGAAACAAACGCTGCGCATTGGGGCAAATATCACTTTCCAAGACATTACAGACCAAGCCGATTTTGTATATAATGAATCATACACCAACACGGGTTACCAAAAGAACTTCCAAAAAGGGTACAGACTTCCGAATACTCCGTACTTTTTTGGAAATGCCAATGCGGGGCTTTCTTTCAAAAATGTGCTTTCTGCAGGCTCGCTGTTGAACTTCAACTACTATTTCAATTTTGTGGAACAGTACTTTTTGAGCTGGGTCGAACTGGGCTCTAAGGATACCAAAAAAGTAATTCCCCAGCAAACTTCACACGATTTGGAAGTATCCTACAGCTTACTTGACGGGAAATATAACCTTTCGCTAGAATGCCGAAACCTGGCCGATGCAAGGCTTTATGATAAATATTATTTACAAAAACCTGGACGCGCTTTTTATCTCAAGGTGAGGTATGTGCTAGGTCAATAA
- a CDS encoding DUF4374 domain-containing protein, with protein MTSSRKFTKFTFLFLSIIASIFIAGCSDEDNDDPIDPSTEEKPFVVSLAIQGSDNSFTYYTVPFADVMTGSLSAVGQGVEQPGYYDFTQIDETIYSIGGLDDVNVVGITQNEDGTLAQIGDISFDNSLSDIVKGDDNTLVALEFSSSSDQVKFHTIDVNTVAVTNTVQHPVSDLTSLSAPSYSGMRVSGDHLFLSYYISDPSTWATDYTDTAWVAVYSYPELEFQKVITDTRTGSIGGFNVKAGLIKDTNGDIYALSHSNPANGYSQTTKGGAILKINSGETTFDQDYFFDIEAATGGFNTAHLKYLGNGKAFAEINMAANAEQERWSDGPLQSAVVDLYNKTVTFIEGVPEHAGNGRRLACLYDDGFIYLCIPEDSGIFVYKMDIENHTATKGAEVEANFVAGFFKF; from the coding sequence ATGACTTCATCTAGAAAATTCACAAAGTTTACATTTTTGTTTCTAAGCATTATTGCTTCCATTTTTATTGCAGGTTGTAGTGATGAGGACAACGACGACCCTATTGATCCATCTACAGAAGAAAAACCTTTCGTAGTTTCTTTGGCAATACAAGGTAGCGACAATTCTTTCACCTACTACACGGTTCCTTTCGCAGATGTGATGACGGGTTCTTTATCAGCCGTTGGTCAAGGAGTGGAGCAGCCAGGTTATTATGACTTCACCCAAATAGATGAAACGATATACAGCATTGGCGGCCTAGATGACGTCAACGTAGTGGGCATCACTCAAAATGAAGATGGTACACTTGCTCAAATTGGTGATATTTCGTTCGATAACAGCCTTTCTGATATTGTGAAAGGTGACGACAACACGCTTGTGGCGTTGGAATTTTCATCTTCTTCAGACCAAGTAAAATTCCATACGATTGATGTGAACACGGTTGCTGTAACCAATACGGTGCAGCACCCAGTTTCTGATCTTACTAGTCTTTCGGCTCCTTCTTACTCAGGGATGCGCGTGAGTGGCGATCACTTATTTTTGAGCTATTATATAAGCGATCCTTCTACTTGGGCAACAGATTATACCGATACTGCTTGGGTAGCTGTGTATTCGTACCCTGAGTTGGAATTCCAAAAAGTAATTACCGATACCCGTACGGGTTCTATTGGTGGGTTCAACGTAAAAGCAGGTTTGATCAAAGATACTAATGGCGATATCTATGCGCTTTCCCACTCTAACCCAGCAAACGGCTATAGTCAAACAACAAAAGGGGGAGCAATCTTGAAGATCAACAGCGGGGAAACAACGTTTGACCAAGATTATTTCTTCGATATTGAAGCGGCAACAGGAGGTTTCAATACTGCTCACTTAAAATACTTAGGCAATGGTAAAGCTTTTGCCGAAATCAACATGGCTGCAAATGCCGAACAAGAAAGATGGTCTGACGGACCTTTGCAATCTGCGGTGGTTGATCTTTACAACAAAACGGTAACGTTTATCGAGGGAGTGCCAGAGCACGCTGGCAATGGCAGAAGGTTGGCATGTCTTTACGACGACGGTTTCATTTACCTTTGCATCCCTGAAGATTCGGGCATATTTGTGTACAAAATGGATATTGAAAACCATACTGCAACCAAAGGCGCTGAAGTAGAGGCTAACTTTGTGGCAGGGTTCTTCAAATTTTAA